ttctttaggaggcacttagatccaaaccaaggaaccccccccccccacatgtGGTAGGgggggtgcccaactgcttgagccaaatctgcttccccacttcATCACTTTTTAAGGTGGACTAACAATCCACTATGTGTATATgccagattttgtttatccattcttccactgaaggacacttgggttgcttccacctttttgctattatgaataatgctgctataaacactggggtgcaaatatctgttctagcCCCTGctctcaatttttctgggtataccTGAAGTGGTATTGCTAGGCCATATGTTTGGAAGAGCTCATACTGTTTTGAGGATTAACATTtaacatttagaaaataattgcTGTATTTGTTACAGGAGTCTCTTTAGGCTTAAAgttgagagagaaaataaaacaaaacaaaacaaacagggtCTTCCTAAGTAATGTGTTATACATACAAAGCTGGGTAACTGAGAATCATTAAGCTTAAGCCTTACAGCTATTCACCCAGATTTCTGAATACTTGGCATGGGGGTGGGGCAGACAAAGAAGGGGATGAACCGATAGCCAGCCCATGCTTTCTTGTCACTGGTAGAGCCCACCTCCTAAGACAGAGGTTGAAAAGGTCAGAATCTCATATTCCCAGACTTCCTTGCAGCTAGGGGATGGGTATGTATGACTCAATACTGGCTGAAAAGAAGACTGGAGGGAGGCCACTTGTTCCAGAAGCATTTGAACTGATATGGAGAGGCAGATGACTAAAGAGTCAAAATGGCACATCTTTGCTCTTTGTGAAGGGCTGGCACTGCTGAATTAGTGCTCCATGGTGCTATGTTCTTAACTCTAAAACAACACTCACCACTCACCACCTTGGCCTGTAATTGTGTGCCTGTTTGCCCACTGAGGCCCTTGAAGGCACAAGGCAATGGCTGTGCTACTGTACCTACCTGGCATGGATCAGTGTGGCACTGATAAAAATAGGTCAAAAGATTTGCCTACTGAGATCagggaagagcagaaaggatacaAAGGATGGACAGCTCTGAAACTGGGACTCTGACAAGCTGCTCTGAGCATTTCTCAGCCTCCCAATTAATAGTCATAGTAGTGACCAGAAAAAGCTGCTCACTTCTGGAAGCCTGTAATAGTTTGGAGGCTGAGTTCTGATTTGCACTCTCCCCTAAGGCAGAGAAAAGTCAGCCTTCTTCCTTCTACTGCTCTCCATTTTTCTTATAAGTTATAGTAGACAGGTAAGTACAGGGGCAGGCAAGTGTTTTTAATTACTGACATTTAGAAGAGAGTTCTAGTATGTTCCTTAGAAGCTTAAACGtgtttaaaaatagcaaaatgcaatttaaaaaaatggctgCTATTCACTTTAGTCTAATTTGTGAATGGCCCTCAATGAAGGAAGGTAGAGCTCCGGCTTGCAAAAAATTTAAACTCGTTTGAGTTACAGAAGAATAAATGAGTTCTCATTTTGCTGAAAAGGAAAACATCAAGgaggcaaaatttaaaaaaagcaaaatttgggaagtggacttggcccaatggatagggcatctgcctaccacatgggaagtccgtggttcaaaccctgggcctccttgacccgtgtggagctggcctatgcacagtgctgatgagtgcaaggagtgctgtgtcatgcagtggtgtcctctgcgtaggggagccccacgcgcaaggagtacgccccgtaaagagagccgcccagcgcgaaaggaagtgcagcctgcccgagaatggcactgcagacacggagagctgacacagcaagaagatgcaacaaaaagaaacacagattcctggtgccgctaataaggacagaagcggttacagaagaacacacagtgaatggacagagagagcagacaactggggggtaaagggaagagaaataaaaaaatttaaaaaaagcaaaatttattGTCAATTCAGTAACATAGTTCCATGTTCACCATCTTGGTTCCTCAGCGACTGTGAAGATCCTGCTCAATGCTTCATGTTAAGACTCAGAAGGGCCTTTCACAGGTGGCGGCGAGCCTGGACACAGCGCCATGAAGGCCTTGGAAATGCTGCACGAGTACAAGGTGGTGGGGCACTGCCTGCCCACCCCCAAGTGCTGCACACCGCCTCTTTACCGCATGCAGATCTTTGCTCCCAACCATGTTGCTGCCAAGTCCCGCTTCTGGTACTTCGTGTCTCagctgaagaaaatgaagaagtctTCAGGGGCAAATGTGTACTGTGGGCAGGTGTTCAAGAAGTCCCTGCTGCGGATGAAGAACTGTGGCATCTGGCTGCACTACGACTCCTGCAGCGCAACATGTACCGGGAGTGCCAGCACCTGACCAAAGCTGGACCCATCACCCAGTGCTACCATGACATGGGAGCCAGCACTGCAAGGGTGCCATTCAGGTCATGAAGGTGGAGGAGATCACGGCCAGCAAGGGCCACCGTTCGTCCATCAAGCAGTTCTACAACTCCAAGATCAAGTTCGCACTGTCCCCACCACGTCCTGTGGCACCAACACAAGCCGCTCTTCACCACCAAGACGCCCAACACCTTCTTCTAGGAGCCCCGCCTTGGACCAGCTCCAATAAACCAGTgcaccccaccctccccccccaaaaaaaatagaAGGTTCTCATGAAAGTTTTTTCCCACTTGAAAAACAGTGTCCAAACCACAAATCATTTTTTGTAGAGCACAGGTTTTCTCTCTAAGAGCACTCTTGCAACAGAAGCATGGCTTTAAGCTGTAGTTTGTAGTTTGGCTGAGTTGGCAGACTTCTTCCCTGGGGAGGCCACGTAGGCTGCAGTGTATGTGGGAAGTGGCTGAAAAGAATCACGATTAAACAGTCCACTGCAGAAAGCTCAAAAGGCAGGTTATACTTAGGTGCCCTGTTCCACCTAGCTCATTGACACCAATGTGAATCCAACGTGAAGTTGGGGTGTGCTGGAGAGAAAGAGCATACATAATACGGCCGGAAAAAAGGTGTTTGGCATTTATACCAACAGTACTAGGTAGGGCCAGCCTGACCCTAAACTCAAGATGACTGATCCTGTACCAAAAAAGGATTGCTAATTTGGGACGCGTGTTACTATGCAGTAATGCAAAATGGGACTGGAGAGAAAACATAGCTGATTTTTTTGAAGGGAGGGTAGTTTGAGAACTAGATTTTCAATTAGGcaggaaaacaaaaaaccccacagggGCTGACTGGGCTGTGGAAGGCCTCTACACCCCACAGGATGTGTCCCTAGGGGGAGGACAGGAAGAGAAGCCGGAGCTGCAGCTGTGTCTGCTGACCTCGTGTTCAAACAGGAAGGTTTGCTGTTCTCGACATAACTAACCTAGTTCCTGAGATTTTGTGATTATTTGTTCTCACAACTATCCAAGTACGTTGGGAACTTTAATATGgtaatatgtaaatatacatttaCCACTtcaaaccattttaaagtgtacaattcagtggcatttagtgtgttcacaatgttatgcaacCATCAAGACTATCCAGTTCCAGAACACTTTCATCACTCTAAAAAGAAACCCCACACCTACACTAAGCATTTATTCCCCACCCTCTGGAAACCTTTAATCTGCTTTCATGTTGCTATGGATTTGGCTAGTCTAGAGATTTCATATAAATACTAAGTTTCCTATAAATAGAGCCATACACcgtgtccttttgtatctggcttctttcatttagtatgTTTCTAAACTTAatctgtgttgtagcatgtatcagaactttattcctttttatggccgaataatattccattgtatgtatgtatcacattttgtttacctattcatcagctgatggacacttgagttgcctACTGActtatcgtgaataatgctgctatggatatTCATGTACAAGTATTTGAGTACCTGTTTTCAGTCCTTCTGGGTACACACCTAGGAGTGgatttactgggtcatatggtaatttcaTATGTACattttgaggaatcaccaaactatTTTTCACAGCTGCtaaaaccattttacattcccatcagcaatgtttCAGAGTTCCAATTTATCCATATAttcatcaacacttgttatttcctgtttttaaaaataaatagtcaCCTTAACGGGTGTGCAGTGGTATTTCACTATGGTTTGTGATTCGCATTTCACTGATGGCTAAcaacgttgagcatcttttcatgtgtttattgccTATTTGTATCTCcgaagaaatatctattcaagtccattggcctttttttcttttcttcatttcactgcccatttttaatttgggcTGGTTATCTTTTTCTGTTGAGTTGTAACAGTtctacatctttatacattttgtgcCCATTAACAGATTCAAAATTGTTTTATGCAGTTGTCTTTCAAGTCATTAAGAAACAAAAGAGTttcaaaccaaaactacaatactgttttttttttaagagctatttttatttatttctttccccttccctgcccccgccccagctgtctgttctccgTATCCaattgctgtgtgtccttctgtgtccgcttatatgcttatcagcagcaccgggaatctgtgtctctttttgttgcgtcaccttgttgtcagttctctgtgtgtgtggccaccactcctgggcaggctgaactgtctttcgcgctgggcggctcttcttttGGGGCggactccttgtgcatgggccagctccacatgggtcaaggaggccctgagtttgaactgtggacttcccatatggaagGGGCCACTCTacccgttgagccaagtccacttcccaatactgggttttatatttacctaggtagctactttactgaaattatttcttcatatggtttTGAATTACTGTC
Above is a window of Dasypus novemcinctus isolate mDasNov1 chromosome 23, mDasNov1.1.hap2, whole genome shotgun sequence DNA encoding:
- the LOC101410850 gene encoding LOW QUALITY PROTEIN: large ribosomal subunit protein eL20 (The sequence of the model RefSeq protein was modified relative to this genomic sequence to represent the inferred CDS: inserted 2 bases in 2 codons; deleted 1 base in 1 codon); protein product: MKALEMLHEYKVVGHCLPTPKCCTPPLYRMQIFAPNHVAAKSRFWYFVSQLKKMKKSSGANVYCGQVFKKSLLRMKNCGIWLHYDSCSXNMYRECQHLTKAGPITQCYHDMGASTARXAIQVMKVEEITASKGHRSSIKQFYNSKIKFALPHHVLWHQHKPLFTTKTPNTFF